One window of the Pedobacter ginsengisoli genome contains the following:
- a CDS encoding cold-shock protein: MQQGTVKFFNETKGFGFIVPANGDAEIFVHASGLIDRIRENDSVSYDVEQGKKGLNAINVKIS, from the coding sequence ATGCAACAAGGAACAGTAAAGTTTTTCAATGAAACAAAAGGTTTTGGATTTATCGTACCAGCTAATGGTGATGCTGAAATCTTTGTACACGCCTCAGGCTTAATTGATAGAATTCGTGAGAATGATTCAGTTAGCTACGACGTTGAGCAAGGTAAAAAAGGCTTAAACGCAATTAATGTTAAAATTAGTTAA
- a CDS encoding iron chaperone, which produces MIKNDKPTTIDDYISAFPDEVQHVLQEFRKIVNDVAPDAEEKISYGIPTLFLNGNLVHFGGYKNHIGFYPGPGGITEFKDQLSGYELSKGTIKFPLNKPLPVEIISRITAYRAIENRKKTSLKKQK; this is translated from the coding sequence ATGATAAAAAACGATAAACCGACAACAATTGATGACTATATTTCAGCTTTTCCTGATGAGGTACAGCATGTTTTACAAGAGTTTAGAAAAATAGTAAACGATGTGGCACCCGATGCTGAAGAAAAAATCAGTTATGGCATTCCAACATTATTTTTAAATGGCAATTTAGTGCATTTTGGAGGCTACAAGAATCACATTGGTTTTTATCCCGGTCCAGGTGGAATAACCGAGTTTAAAGATCAGCTATCTGGTTACGAATTATCCAAGGGAACTATAAAATTTCCACTAAACAAACCACTCCCGGTAGAAATAATTTCTAGAATAACAGCATACCGGGCAATTGAAAACAGGAAAAAAACTTCCTTAAAGAAACAAAAATAA